ttttcgaatAGTTGAAggatttaaatgaaaactttattatataattatatgacGAGGACATGAATACCGCTTGTGGAAAAACAAGGGAAACTCTCATAAAGTaagtgggtttttttttttttatgtcggCGCAGACTTggactattaaaatattattttcttagactaaaatcctaattattttattatatctatATCATAGTTAAATCCCTAATTTAGGATTACCAATTAAttcaataaaatacaaaaataaataaacaaatataaaaacaatattattgttttatatctatatcaataattttaatttattttaaaaattattatttttaagtaaattttaaataattatttcgtTTAAGAGTGTAGAAAGTCTTCAAACTTTTTAAAACAATCGCACTCAATTGAATTATTGAATTGTCAAAATACATCAAAAGACCTTTTGATAGTTAAAGTTAACTGCTCCTAATTTTTTTCGTTAAAACCACTACATGTCATGTTGTGACATGTaacaaaaaatgataaaataaaaatattaacttttaataaaaatatttaaattttattaaaattataaatttttataaaaatatagaaaaattattaattttataaagcggtaagaaaattataaaaatataaaataaagttaaCGGTTAAAGGgcttttttatgcattttataattttttatgattttataaaatttataattttataactttattaatttttatttttataatttttgttacaTGTCACGCCGTGGTTGTGTCACGGGATGACTTTTACTAAAAAAAATCAAGGACAATTAACTTTAACGGTTAACTATTTAACTTAACAGTCAAAGGgcttttttgatgcattttgacagttcaagtacccaattgagtgtaAAAAAAACAAGGActtaatgagtttttttttttttaaaatttgagagtTTTTTACATCCTTAAtcgtaattattttttaattccttatttttttaaaaaatttgaggaCTTATTACGCCGTTAATCCAAATTATTTTGAGGTGCATGCAATGAAAGTagtataagaatataaaaatatagtTTGGGGTTGGATGAAGGGTACATAATCTGTCTtcctttattttgaataattaaGAGTTAAAAAAGAGGGTTGACATTTGTACAAAAGTCAACTGATTACTTGGTGTAGGATAGAGCCATGAATATGGTTTTccaaatttgttgaattttgtaAGGTAAGCTATGCTATTAGAGTGGGAGTATGTATTCATAAGTTAAATATATGTCAGGCAGTATCGGTGGAAACCGTTGAGTTTGCTTATTTTTGTAAATAACTTTTTACCTGCctcatttttataattatttatttatttatattatttgtatAAAAAGTTTAAATCAAACCgaattaaattatgattttattttaaaaatacacccaaaagaaaatttaaattaatcttttaaaaattttagttcgaGTTTAAATTAAATCAGataaaactcttaaataaaagATTTTAGATTCGAGATTTTAATTTAAAGATATCTAGCTTTTTACATCTCGAATCCAACAAACATAGTAGGCAGATTGTGTTAGAGAATTTGACATTGGGTGACAATCAAATTAATTAGATCATTGAATCttaattcgattaattcaatcaatttatttaatttttaaaataaaataaaataaaataattataaaattattatgttAATTCAAATAAATTTACCGATTTAATTGATCTGACCAGTGAAAACATTGGAAAAAAGTCTTACCCCCCCTAAAGCAACCTTTTTAGACTTCGCAGTCTACGCGCTTAGACTTCGGCTTCACCCATAAGCCAAAAAAGGCCAAAAAGCAAAGGGTATCATATGCTTTCATGTCTAGATAAGGTTGTTTTCAAACTTTTcctttatttagaaaaaaaaaaaaccctaaaaaaattataaaaaaaaattgaaaattagaaGTCTATTACTACTGTTTCCACAAAACCTGGTAAGTAAGTCTGTTCACACAAAAACAGACTATGGAAAACAAAAACCATGTAATCCGCAAATCAGGGTTAGTTTAGTCAACCCTACCCCCATTTAACGAATACATCATCATCCATACCATGTCTACTATAAGTATCTCCATATCTTTTCATGGGAACTTTGCTCAACAAACAAACAGTTCCTTAATGGTATCAAAGCTGAGAAAAGAACAAACAAAAGGTGAAGCCTCTCTTCTTTCAACTCTTTTTAATGGAAGATTATTGTAAAACACTGTTCCatttattttagtaaattgggTATTGTTTTCGTCTCGAGAAAGAAGAGTTTTTTGAGGTTTTTTCCAATGGTATCCGGGTAGACGTGTTGTTTTTAATGGTGTTTATGTGTTGAGATTGTAAATTTGTTTTGCTTTCTATTTTGGCAGCTGTAAAAGACCATTTAGTCCTTGAGAAGATCAAGAAAAGTTTCACAATTTGAATTTTATCCCGATTATTCAGATATATGCATGAAATCTAGCATTAAAAAAATTTGGGGTTTTGATTGAATTATCATTGATGTATGTATGGTTTTAGGGTTTCAACAAGGAAAAAATAATGGAGACCGCTGATTATTACTATCTGCAACAAAACCAGCAGCAGAGTTGTGGTCTAATGCGGTATCGGTCGATGCCGGCCGAGAACCGTGTCGGGTTCGACGAGTACGGTAGCGATTTTCGGTCATCTTCGAGTTCCGAAATGGAAACATTGTTCATGTTGTGTGGTAATGGTTCATCAGGGAATGTTTCAGAATATGAAGAGAAATCAGTGAAGCAAGAAGAGGAGATGATGTATCAAATTCAAAGCTTGCCATTGGAGAATGTTGAGAGTTCATTTGGTGTTGGTACAAATTTGGGATTGGAGAATTCAATGCAAAGAAATGGGAATGGTTCAAATCCTGTTAGGCAAATCAGTTCTCCATCTCAGTTTTTCTCTAGCCATGGCCTTGATAATGGTACTAATTtctctctttcctttccctttcttgttaatttaaatcataaaaataatctGTTTTAGTTCCATCGGTATAATTGCTTATTCGTGTTAGCTGCCATAGGTGAGTTTTTAAAAGAAGAAATTTACTGATTTTAAATTAATTGTTAAACTTcgaaacataaaattatattgatatacaacattttaaaaataattaaattataattacatgTGTATTCAACATAtggataagttaaatttgatatgttAAAAAATTGGGTGTATTAAATTCCATGGTATTGCTTATTTTTTGAACAAGCTGAATTTAAACTATCCATGGAATAGGAACAAATACCATTTCAGCCATGTGGTTTAAATGCTTTACCCCAACTATAGATCTTGGGATTGTATTTTGAGATTCctagtaaaattttcaaaatatttaagaGTTAAATgagaattttattaaaaaaaatttagggtttagttaaatttgtgaaattaatgagaatttttaaaaatttaagagaaattaattaaaagtttcaGAAGAGAACAAAATTTCCCAAAATTTTGGCCTTAAGCCACCTCTGCTTCACCTCATATTTGAGGGGCGTTTAATACTTGGAACTGATGACTCTCGATTTTAATACTTTAAGggcttaattaaaatattttaaagttttgagAAAGGTTGCAGTTAACCCTTTTTAAAATTCCAATAAATGCACCAAAAATGTGTTTCCATTTACAGTTATCCTTTGGTCCAAATTCTGAAAAAGGTTCTTTCGGTccattcctttttttttcatgttcTTGGCTCATATTTTCATATTGTCTGAAAAGGGAATGGTTTTTTATCATGTAAATTTTTAGGTTTTAATGCAACCAGAAAAATGACTACTTTAAGGGCTTGCAATGGTATCAATGGTGAACCAACATCTAGTGGTAGATTGTATAACCATATCAGCTTCTCCTCTGCGCCAATGCCTCAAATAGCTCAAGTTGAGAATGAAGACTTAGCAAGCAATGGTAATGGTAGAAATGGTATGAACTTCATCCCCAACTTGATGACTGATTCAAGGAATAATGCTTCACTTAGTGGGTTGAAAAGAGCCCGAGAGAGAGACAGCGACTTGTTGAGTGGTTTAAGCCGATTGCAAGCTCGGGTACATAACTTAGAGATTTCGATTCGTTGATTGATTTTTCTCGGGCTTTCGGTAATGAATGTGTGCTTTGTTCATCAGAACCAGGATTGCAGAGACTGTTCTACTGCTTTAACACACCAGTTGAGTTTACCTACAACCTATGAGGAAATGGATGTTTGGCAGTTTCAAAGCTCGGTCCCTTGCAAGATTCGAGCAAAACGAGGTTGCGCTACTCACCCACGTAGCATCGCCGAGAgggtatatatacacatatcggTTTCCATCGTTTTATATCTCGATACCCTTTATTCATTGGCCGGTCTTTTGATTCCGTTTACATGCAATTTTTTAGATGAGAAGAACAAGGATCAGTGAACGAATGAGGAAACTGCAAGGTCTTTTCCCGAACATCGACAAGGTAGTTTATTAGACCTTATATCTCTCTTTCTCCATATTTAGAATAAGTCCCTCAATTTCGTGCTTTCATGTCGGGTTTGGCAGCAAACGAATACGGCAGATATGTTGGATATGGCAGTGGAGTACATTAAAGATCTTCAGAAGCAGGTCAAGGTATGTACAATGaagtaaataaaaagataaataggGTTAAAGAATAAAGATGAAGAGGCAATTCTTCTCATATAAACgctgttttgtttttgtttttttaattatcGCAGATATTGAGGGACACTAAAGCAAAATGCAGCTGTTGAAGCAAAAAATACAGAAAATAGATAGCAATATAAAGTATCAAATATGGGGGGAAAGTGAAGATGTAGTCATTTGTAATTGTAATTGTAATGCAATATAATGCATTGAAAGAATAATAGGGTCTTAGATTAGAATATCATAGGGTAGGAAAGCTTTGTGACTTGTGATTTTGAGTGCAAGAGATATACTATTGCTAAAGCCCTTTTTgtttgtatgtatgtatatagtgGTCTAAGAACCAGTATCCGGTAATCACATTGAGCTCCGACTAAATCTGGAGTTAAATTGGATCAAACCCCTAAACGGAGGGCAAAATTCTCCTAACACTGTTTTCTCTATCTACAAAGACTTGAAACCGGGACCTAACTTAAGGAGTATTGAGCTTCCGGGACCTAACTTAAGGAGTATTGAGCTTCGTACTGCTCGATTCAACAAACATTAGTAACCTCTTATGATGGTGCTAAAGCTCTTTGTATGTGtaatgtgtatatacatatacattggTTTGAGACCCTCCAGTCCAGTAACCACATTAAGCATTGACTAAATCTAAAGTCAAACTGGATCAAACCCCTAAACAAAGGACAAAGTTCTCCCAACACTGTTTTCTCTATCTACAAGACTTGAACCTAAGACCTTACTTAAAGGGATGTCGATAGCTTCTTGGGTATAttcagcatgtgtatatttaaaCAAACAAAAACAATGCAATGATGAAATCCAATTTATGCACTAATGATAAAATCATAAGAgcgtattatattttaaattgaatttgcAAGAATGAATAAAAGAATATCGTATCATTTGACATTTTGATATGCCATAATGTCAATCACACTTCTtgcaaataaattatttaaacccCCTTGAACAAAGGATAATGTATGATTTGTTACAAGACACGAACCAGTTTGTCATGATTCCCCTTTATTTCCTTTAAGATTAATTACTGAAAGCTCTTGTTCAACGAACTCTCCTGCACATATGGATGGATATTTGCTAGCAAGGGGTGATTCCGCAAAGTGTCCGAGAGGCTTTAACACAGCATCCGAAGCTATGTGCGCAAACAACTGCATGAAAATACCAGAAAATATAtcggattttttttttcaaatgctGGCTTGATAACTATGATGTGGTTCAGTTTACTTACTGTTGAGGATACTCTCCATAGGCTACGATTTTGCTCTGATGCTAACTTTATAGCATCGATTGTCCTCTTTGTGACAACAACTTCATGCATACCAGCAGTACACTCACCAGCAGTCAACCATTCTATCTGCAAGACACGGAAGTGAAATGAAATGCTTATATGTATGTAATGCATCAAGCTTAACTCAATAAACCAAGGAAGAAGTTAGCTAAATCGCCATCCACAATTTTCAGAAATTGCAGGAAGAAAAAAGAATAAATTGAGGAGGTATAAAAACTTTAAGAATCAGTAGTTTTTCATCCTTGGTGCAATGGCTGAGATGTACAAAAGGTGTTCAAGTCCACTACCAACAATCTGAGACTTCTATTACATTTTTAGCTATAATCTATGCCTCTATGGTACTAGACCATTTACAGCAATCAGTGATATCTATCAACCACTCCAA
Above is a genomic segment from Gossypium arboreum isolate Shixiya-1 chromosome 8, ASM2569848v2, whole genome shotgun sequence containing:
- the LOC108470099 gene encoding transcription factor bHLH130-like, producing METADYYYLQQNQQQSCGLMRYRSMPAENRVGFDEYGSDFRSSSSSEMETLFMLCGNGSSGNVSEYEEKSVKQEEEMMYQIQSLPLENVESSFGVGTNLGLENSMQRNGNGSNPVRQISSPSQFFSSHGLDNGFNATRKMTTLRACNGINGEPTSSGRLYNHISFSSAPMPQIAQVENEDLASNGNGRNGMNFIPNLMTDSRNNASLSGLKRARERDSDLLSGLSRLQARNQDCRDCSTALTHQLSLPTTYEEMDVWQFQSSVPCKIRAKRGCATHPRSIAERMRRTRISERMRKLQGLFPNIDKQTNTADMLDMAVEYIKDLQKQVKILRDTKAKCSC